In one Silene latifolia isolate original U9 population chromosome 10, ASM4854445v1, whole genome shotgun sequence genomic region, the following are encoded:
- the LOC141607998 gene encoding uncharacterized protein LOC141607998: MTLFDGTTDLCDHISQFKQKMMVTTATGASKEACMCKGFGSTLTGAALQWFVVLPNGTISLFADLVNAFNQQFSSSRRTPKQPSDLYRIVQEIGESIKDYVTRFNAEKVSIRGCDMSTAINVFRQGLDKESNLYKELTMKIPIEKKDERAKPYNRPNISRIAEKTQQVDDSHHPPKLSEYGFNTGMEGLLKSLRGLGDQVRWPKPPTQDRPNDDRDSSKRCEWHQDIGHRTEDFYRLRKEVKFQVRRGNLDHLLSRGGKRGRREATNRCFLPSAPPICTKIINVITGGSELSGLTYSTAKRKATRSKGDHPETSYRVSQSNLPPVTFDETDIECGAEQHDDALTITLSIGNCTVRKTLVDTGSSVNLIMLETLKTIGLDKENLIKKSVPLVGFSGETVYSVGEITIPTYIEGVNKLVRYLVIEGLTTYNVILGRPWLHQMKAVPSTYHQCLKFPTPWGTVTVKGDREESRNCYTQALKATTRLPS; this comes from the exons ATGACCCTCTTCGATGGAACCACAGACCTCTGCGATCACATTAGCCAattcaagcagaaaatgatggttaCCACTGCCACAGGAGCCTCAAAGGAGGCatgtatgtgtaaaggatttggttCGACCCTAACCGGAGCAGCACTACAATGGTTCGTCGTCTTGCCTAACGGGACCATATCTTTATTCGCCGATTTGGTCAACGCGTTCAATCAGCAGTTCTCCAGCAGCCGGAGAACACCAAAGCAGCCAAGTGATCTGTATAGGATCGTTCAGGAAATAGGTGAATCAATCAAGGATTACGTTACCAGGTTCAATGCAGAGAAAGTTTCAATTCGAGGCTGCGATATGTCCACGGCCATCAACGTCTTCAGGCAGGGCTTGGATAAGGagtcaaacctctacaaagaattaACGAT GAAAATCCCAATAGAAAAGAAAGACGAGCGAGCTAAGCCATACAACAGACCTAATATTAGCAGAATAGCAGAAAAAACCCAGCAAGTTGACGACTCCCATCATCCTCCTAAGCTATCTGAGTACGGATTCAACACGGGAATGGAAGGATTGCTGAAATCGCTAAGAGGCCTAGGTGATCAGGTTAGGTGGCCAAAGCCTCCCACTCAGGATCGACCCAACGATGATAGAGACAGCAGCAAGAGATGCGAATGGCATCAGGACATAGGTCACAGGACAGAAGACTTCTACAGGTTGCGAAAGGAAGTAAAGTTCCAGGTACGCAGGGGAAACTTggaccacctgttatcacgtgggggcaagcggGGACGGAGAGAAGCGACAAATCGGTGCTTCCTTCCTTCTGCTCCACCCATATGCACGAAAATtattaacgtgataacaggcgggtCCGAGCTATCAGGTTTGACATATTCCACCGCTAAGAGGAAAGCCACCAGAAGTAAAGGGGATCATCCAGAAACTTCATACAGAGTAAGCCAGAGCAATTTACCCCCGGTAACTTTTGACGAAACCGACATAGAATGCGGTGCAGAGCAACACGACGATGCCCTAACTATCACGTTATCCATTGGCAATTGCACCGTACGAAAAACATTAGTGGATACAGGGAGTTCTGTGAACCTCATCATGCTTGAAACCCTCAAAACCATTGGTTTAGATAAAGAGAACCTGATAAAGAAATCTGTACCCCTGGTGGGATTCAGTGGTGAGACTGTGTATTCGGTGGGTGAGATAACCATCCCAACGTACATCGAAGGAGTTAATAAATTGGTAAGGTACTTAGTCATTGAAGGTCTGACCACTTACAACgtgatactaggaagaccatggctaCATCAGATGAAGGCGGTGccctcaacatatcatcagtGTCTCAAGTTCCCAACACCATGGGGTACCGTCACAGTAAAAGGGGATCGAGAGGAATCCAGGAACTGCTACACTCAAGCCCTCAAAGCTACAACCAGGCTCCCCTCATAG